ACAAGTTAGATAAATTAATATGTATTTATATATCCACGCTGTGTTGGATTGATCTGGAAGTCCTTTTGAGGTTGAGCTCTGAcataataataatataaataaacAGAGAAGCACGTACGTTACGACAACTCGTACGTATTGCGTCGGAAATCAAAGGAAGCGAATCTCTACTACTTAAAAAGCACGTAGTGTCCACGTCGCACCCTATAGCTCTGCCGGCAGAACGACGGGCGGGCGAGCCCCCATCCACCCCCTCCCACCCGACCCCGCCTCTCACTCCCCCAACCGACCAggcatcacgccgcccgcccgctcgCCGACGCGCCGCCCCACCGCAACGGGGCCGGCCTCGCGGAGGAGCGGCAGGCTCAGCGACGTCTCTGGCTCCGGCGGCTTTGGCccgcggtggaggaggcggcgcagCGGCCTCGGCTCCGACGATGCACTCGCCGCTGTTGAGCCGGACCCCGACGACGCCTGCTGCTTCCGCAGCCGGAGGAGATCTCGCCACCTCCGTGCCGGGATCTTGGGCTCCTTGCCACCGACCGCTGCCGCTCCCTTCGTCTCCTCTGCCCGGGGCGTCTCCGGCTGCTGCGCCGCCACCCATGTGCCCGCAACCCGGCGGCGGATCCAGGGGTCGCCGGTCCGGTGCGGCGCACTGGGTGCCCCAGGCGCTGGGCCGATAGGGAGGGGGGGAGGCGGACGGACGGGCGGTGGCGCTTGGTCGACAGAGGGAGTTGCCGAGGAGGGactggcgggcggcggcgcacagtAAGGAGAGGGGCGacgagcggcggcgcacggggAGGAGGAAAAGGGGGGCGGACGGACGGCGGCAAGTAGGGAGGCGGGGagcggacgggcggcggcgcgcagggagGCGGGGAGCAGACGGGTGGCGGCGCGCAGGGAGGAGCTGAGGGATCGGCAGGCGTGGGCACgtgaggagggaggagaggggtGACAAGCGGCGCGCaggaagaagggaggagggggccGTCAGTTCAGCTCACGTATCTCCCCCCGATCACGAGCAGTtcagctcctcccccgccggctCATCGCCCGGGCCACGTCCTTCGCCGACCCCTCGCGCCTCTCTCCCCTCTCTCGCGAGCGCAGAAGCCTCTGGGATCTGCCTCTTCACATCCCGCCTGCTACCCAGCGCATCCCCGACGCACTCGTGGATCCATCGACCTCCTCGGCCCTGCCTCCACACACTCGACGGCTCCCCTGCGGGAGGAGTTCATGCCCATTTAGCATGAGAAATCCCTTTCCTACTCGACCCACATCACACTGCTGCCATCGAATCGGATCCGCGGGAGGAGTCCTGGGCCACTCACTCCACTCACCAGCCCAGAGATCTTTTCATCCCTGCCTCTCCTTCACTTTGCTGCTGCCGACGACGTCAGGAACATCTGCCGCGTCCGATTCGATCCCAACCGAGGGTCCCCCCGGCGGCTATCCATGGTAGAGGCGCCCAGCTCATCCGAAGATGCGCCCAATCCATGTGAGCACCTCTCTTCCCTGATCTTATATTACCATCGCTTGCTCTGAATTTGTTATTGCCAGAAATATTTCGCCCTGCCCCCGGGTTGTTTAACCCATGTGGTTTCGTCTCTGAACAGCTGCTCCAGAACAGAGAGTATGGGGAGAATCTCATGGGGCTGCTGCACCACATGGGGTCAAACAAGATTGTAGTGCTCTGCCATGGCTTGGGCTTCCAAGGTACACGAATATGTTGTTTGTCTTCTGAACAAATTTTGAACATAGCTAGCTAAATTGATTAACATGTTTATCTTTTTTAACGCAAGCTGAGAATTATGAAATTTAGTGCTTGTTTTCAGAACAATGGAATCATTGTTGATCTTGCGGCTGCAATAACAAAGCGTGGGATTAGTGTGTTTCGCTTTGGTTTCAATGGAAATGGTCAAGTCAATAATGAACCCTTCATTTCAGCAATtgcttttatttttttctaaGGAAGCCTTGAAGTGGAAATGTTGAACTAAATTAGCTAAGCTTCCTAATTGTATGTATTACCACAGTACGGCTTGAGTTTGTGATTACATTTCTCTTAGACGTGCATGATTTTCTAGAGAAATAAACATAGTAAATTAGTAAAAACAATTATTAATTTCTATCTCAACATTCTTTACTGCATCAATTTGTTTGAAGTCATATTGTCTACTACATTATATTGCAGAATCTTTATTTCTCAGAGAAATAAACATAGTACATTAGTAAAAATAATTATTATATTCTTTATTGCATCCAATTGTTTGAATTCATATTGTCTACTACATTATATTGCAGAATCTTTATTTAGTTTTGAATGATAGCAGTCCATCACCTTATTTTATATGATGCCTTTGATTATATGCTTTTCAGAGAGAGCGATGGTAAATTCCAGTATGGTATGTACAGGAAGGAGGCTGATGACCTGCATTCTGTTGTTTCATATGTTTACTGGGAGAAGTATGATGTAGCAGCACTTGTTGGTCACAACAAATATGGGTTCAATCATAGGTTGGTTTATTATAATTCTGGAAtttattatttatgttattgaGTTGCAGAGTACTTCAACCGGTACAGTTATCCTTGCTTTTTATTCCAGATTTAATTGGCTATGGTTGTGAGGTGTGTTTTATGCCATATTATTGAATGACAATGTATGGTTTTTTTGGCTCGCTTTACTGGATCCATAATTCCAAATTGTTCAGTGTTACAATTCAATGCTTTACCTTCATTTACATAGCATAATGGTGTTCAGATAGTGCAATGCTGTAGCAATTTTGACAGACATTTGTCGGCTTGCACACATTATTGACCATTCATAATCTTGAGTGATATGTAGTTTCATAATCTTGTACGCATTACTCGCTAACAATTTTGACAGAAATAGCATACTATAATTGTAGAACTGTAGATCAATTAATAGACTGATCTTTCATGTGACTTCTGCATTCTCCTGTTGCTAATCTTTTCAAGCACTACATCAGATTCACATGGCAATAGTGAACATGCATGGTAGACTATAGCTAATCCTAGAATAAACTCAACTGACTGCTTTTCATGCCTGATTTTACTCCTATTCCTATGCTAATTGGAAATTGACGAAGGCAAGTATTGGTAACCTGTTTTCCATATATGAAAAAGCTTAGAAATGTTACTTCTCTTTTTTCTTCTTCAAAGCTATGGTATAAGAAGTTGACAATTGATGAACACTAACCACTTCATCTTATAGACTGATGCAACCCAATTGCCCTGCTTACGAGGTATAGTGTCTAAAGCTTTAGTAGATAAGAAATCATTTTATCATCCAGTTACATTGTAAGATAATAAATAAATTATTAATAGATGCAGCCATGTGAGAAACCTTGAAAATTGTAAATCCTTCTCATTAGTTGTAGTTAATGTTGCAGTAGGTGAAACCAAATTCCATTTTTTTTCTCAGCAGTTGGGGTATTTCTCCTTTCAGCAAAAAAAGAATAATTATGAAGTGTAAAGAAATCTAAGATTGAAAAACAGAGGATTTTCCTTCTTTTCAGTATCATACATGACTAGATTGTTTCTTAGTTCAAAACATGCATGGCAGTTTTATTGGATATATTACTGGATGATTTGACATTTTCTGCTAATTGAAGGCAGGGATACGCAAGCTGCAGTTGATTGATACATGGCATACCAGCGAAGGAAGATTGATTCCTTCAGTACGATCATTGTGTGTGCCTTTTGATATATAAACTTGTTGTTGATCCATCAGTAAATTTTTAGATATTCCTGATTTGGTTCACCAGTAAATGAGCTTTCTATGTATCAAGTTATATTATAGGATGAAATTGAGATTTTTCCTGAAAAAACCGCAAGTTGTTCTGTGCACAAATGTTGAGGCAGTTCAAATAGTTTTACATGATTCTCTTAAAGTAGTTGGTGTTTTATTCAAATTTTATTTGCCCGTAGCAACGAACGGACTATTACCTAGTACAATCATAATTCTGGTTGGAGTCCGGTCTGGCCTTCAAGGCGTCAACAAAGTAACACTGCGGCACGCCGACGGCAAGACGGGCACGCTAGCTAGCTGAATCCGGCCAGCCCGCAACCCAACCCCAACACGCGCATATCATTCAGACATCCGGCATCGTATATCGTATACAAAATCTCGTGCGGAAGAAATGTAGTGCATGCGTGCAAGTATAAGAGACGCAGCCGTGCAACTTAGTTTCATTGAAATTCGAAATATAGTGATGACACCTAAGCTTCCGTAGTTTAAATTTGTGAAAGCTTGTAAAAAACATATTTACTGCTGCCATATAAGAACACCTTTTATTAAAAGCTATATGTAAGCAACTTGAATGTTTCCCCATCAAGATATGAGCTAATAGAGCTAGAAACAATACATATAGAAATATAAGAGAAAGAAAGCATTCGAcaagaaaatatttttttctttaatACAGACAAGAAAATATTTGGTTTGGTGGAAACGCAAAAGCCTCATAAGAAACATACAAGTATACAAATATCATTAAACGATGCACATCCACATGTACTTTGTCGCAAAGGTTTGGATATGTTGACATCAGATTTTGTATGTAATATGAAGTATGGAGATCATCGGCTACTAGCGTGCATCTGCAGGGATCACATGCGATGAGCGGGCATGCATGCGGATGATTCACAAGTTTAACTTGTCCAAAGGATGTTAGGAGTTAATGCTTATGCCGAAGTTCAGGAGAATTATTTAAATATTAGCTTAGGTTCAATGGATGGGATAAGTAAGAGAAAAGAAAGCTCGCAGGCAGGGCAATTAAAGTAAAGAAGACTTGCAGCATGCACGTACGTCAGGTCACACGTGAAGAGTTTCATTAATAAGATACAGTTAGCACCCTAGCTGGATTATTTTATTGTTAATAATAGAAACAAGACAAATAAAGGAAGGGCAAGGCCAGCACGCGCATGTTAAAGTAATTGAAATGAAATAAGAGTAAGTTGCTGCGTGAGAAGACAAGTCCAAATTAATCACGCAAGCAGAATGGTTTCTTCACGGACAGGTCGAACAAAGAAGCTTCTTTGATGAGGGCTCTACATAAGGGAATTTAGAGTCCGTGTATCTTAATATTTCCTTTTGTTTAGGCATTAATTAAGGTAGTCAAGTCATAGTAGGTTTAGGCAAGTTTGAGTCTGCGTGAGGTTCAAAGCTAAATATAAAGGGGTAACAGTCATTGAAATTTTTATCTCTCGATCAATACATCAACTCTATTTTCTTCTTTGCTCAACTCCAAACTCTAGGAGTAGGAGTAATGTAGCTACTCGGCGTCTTCTTCGGTGAATAGGGCTGCATCGCTTTGACCTCCAGTTTGCCATCGTCTTCGTCTATCAGGTGCTCTAGGCTTTAATCACGGGCGCATCGGTGTGATTTCATCTAGTCTACCTATTTATCGATTTGACCATATCTTGTAAGACTGCATCAACTTGATCTCTTGCTAGATGTGGTAGAATTACAGTTATCTTAACCTTGAGCTTGCATCGGCTGATATTCCTTTAATATATCATCTCGCTATTTAGTTTGCTTCAATTAGCTTTCATCCTGTTGAAACAGATGATAGATTATTTAATGGCCTGTTGCATCATAATCTCGGCTAATGTTGGGATCACGTTCTATTGTGAATAGATTCATCGGCTTGTGAAGTTTAGATTAACCTCTTGTTGCGCATCATTGTAGTTTCATCTAGAAATACCGGTGGTAACGTTAGTTTTAAGCTTCATCGGCTTATAGCATAGTCATAGTGGAGCAGGAGCTCAACGGCGCTCCGTTCCCTATCGGCTTCCTATTCTAGCTAATAGTTTTTATGTTTTATTATCATCAATTGTGTGGATCTAGTTTGGATAGCCGATGAGCCGCTCAAGCTCATCAGGATGCTGGAATTGGCCTCATGACTGATTATTTATTTATCACGCTTTATTAGCGTGCCGGCTGTTATAGCCAATAGCACGTGCTACAATTGCTTTAATCATTTACACTACATAATTACATTTGATATCTATTTGCATGCGGTGTTTATTAAAAATAGCCGGTAGCATGTGCCACAATTGCTTTAATCATTTACACTACATAATTACATTCAATATCTATTTCCACGCAATGTTTATTCAAAGAATGCCTATGAGCACAAAGGCTTCGCAGCCTCCTATTGGCTCATGTATTTTACATTTCCCTTGTCATCAAATTGACCGGCACGCCCACGCACATCTCACGAGTCAAAATACTGGATTTGCACTGGAATAAGGCAAATCTCCCGGACCTTTCGTGTGTTGTCAACCGCAAAGGTTCACCGCTCAATTTTTATGTCAACAGGATACAAAGTCAATTTCAAAAATACATACAAAAATGACAAATTTCATTCTAAAGCACATGCACACGAACGTTGCCACTTTTTGTATGAATTTTTACAAAACGGGTTTGCATCCCAGCTTTTGCAAGTTGCAACAAAGTTAGTGGGTTTTCACGTTTCCAACCACAATATGCTTTGCACTGAATGTTTTCACACATTCTATCATACAAAATTGCATGCTAACTTTTGTGACAGCTGCTGCATGAATTATTTCACTTTCTATATGCAACAAGATTTGCCGATTGATTATCTAATGTGCAGCACAATCAATCTGGTATTATCAAGGATCCCGTTTTATATAACTAGTTCAAATTGCTAGTGCACCATCAACAGTTTCACTCTCGTCATCGGAGGTGTAGGACTTCGATTTGGACATTGGCATGACTCTTGAAAATCCATAGCCTAGAGAACTTCCTGACGTAGCACACAGCTGTAAAGGGAAGGAGACAATAACATcaaatagaaaaaaaatataatattagCCAATATAAATTGTACGAATACAGTATAAATTATATGAACCTGACACAAGCTATTCTTAACACATGCTGTGATATTCCAACATGGACATCAGAAAACCATTCAACTCAAGAACATTAAAGAAAGTCATCTAAAATTTACTATATCTAAAAATGTGGATGCTATTACACTACATGAATTATAAGAAACAAATTTGAAGAAATTCCTCCATTTGAATGATTTGGTATATGATAGATTACTGATTCCATTTTCTGGGTTTTGACTTCATGACCTAAAAGTCAGAAGAATCATGTCAAATTCATACCATCACTCTTCCAGACAGCAAATGGCTAGTAATACCAACGGTGTTTAATCATGTAATAATGTCACTAGTTACTACCACATGACTTCCATTACAAGCTTAATTCAACACCTATCTACACAAGCAATCCTGGATTTACAACCATTGGGAAATTCAGTTTGCCATATTTCACTTGCTAGAATATTCTTTATCTTTTTGGTTCGTAAAAAGCTTTAGCAGGCCACTGAATGATGACAGAATTACACACCTCTGTAAGTTCTGACAGATGACGATTCCTGAACTCGTTGATGGTTTCCTGAATCTCTGACATTGGAAGTTTAGCCTGAAATAAAGCATATGCATTAAAGTACATACATCAATAATACGCACAATGGATGATAATCAAATATGTTTTTTTATAGGAATGCTAATCAAATATGTAAGAGCTCACTTGTGCAAGAACAGCTGCAGCCAACTGAAGACTCGGTTCCAAGGTCTCAGGGACAACCTTCAAATTTTTCACACAGATGCATCAGCAGATATGTTAAAAGTACCACATGTGAAATAAAATATCTGATAAGAAAAACTACCAGTAGTGCATAATAACAATGACATTGTACAAGTTACACAGTACACAAACATGCTTGGTCCCATGCAATGGTGGTATTATttaagaagcacaagaagagttGCAAATGAGCATTTACCAACTTTTAGTGTTCAAATTTTAATCTATCAGTGACCAAAGAAGTAAAACATGATGACCCACAAAAATATGTCTTACCAATCACTGAATGTAGAAACTAATAACAGGATTTGGAAACACAAGCTCCGGATCTTTATCATATAGAtctgaataattaattaaatcTACTTGCCGCAAATCATTTCACATGGCAGATTGGTTTGCAGTTTGTTATGATAAAAATAATAGAACTCCCTCGTTGCAAATAAAAATTGTGAGTATACATGGCCAATACAAGTTGCACCAGTAGCCCATTATGGCCAAGAATGCTCTGTAACATCCACTTACCGCTGTTGCACCTGCTTTCTCCAAATTAACACCAtgatcaacatcatgtgctcgAACAAATGTCTTCACATTTGGGAAATATTTGTTCAATGCCCAGACAGCTCTATAATTTGCACCAGGAGTATCCAAAGTAATTGCAGCAGCGCAAGCTCTCTCAGCTCCAACTTTGTGCAGTACCTGttaaaattcaattcagaatagTACTTTTTAACAAGCTATATGAATATTAAAATGTAATCAAACTCATCCTACCTCTCTGCTTCCAGCATCCCCAAAATATACTGGAAGGTCAAGCGCACGCCCAACTGCTACCCGGTCGCTGAAAAAGAATACATGCATCAGGAAAGTTATTCTCAACATGCAGCCACTGGTTGCAAAGGTCAAGTATACACCCAAAGTGTCTTTGTTCAACTTGGCCGCTAAGGTGTATAAATTGAGCAACTACCAGATTGCTGGTATTGCCAGCATTTCCTGATTTCCTGAAAACATCAGCCTGAACTTTTGTTTTATTTATTAGTGGATTTACTACATTTCATTTGCAGTCCCACATTAGTCCAAACATGGTATCAATGAACATCATAGAGGTAAACTCTACAAACTTATGAACTCAAATCTGCGTAGGTTCATGTAGTCATACTTCTTCATGGTTAAACATTCATTGAATAGTGTTCGAGAAATCATTCATTCAACAGAGGTTCTGAATCACTATCCATACTTTCTTTAAAGTTCAGGTTGTTGCAAAAAGCACCATACCTTCTAACATCAAGTGCAACGAAAGGAATTAATCGCTCTGACAGGAGTTGGGCAATGATCTAGtataaggaaaaagaaaaaaacctttattaggatccatcaaacaTGGAAAAAGTTAGTAGTGTGTGAGGATTGCAATACAACCTGCCCAACACGTCCAAAACCTAATATAATAATATGATCTTGCAAATCATCAGTCTACATGCACAGAAAAACAGAAGATAGCAACATTAGATAAAAAGTGACATGTTAAAGGATATTTTAGAGCTCGCATACTATTGACTGCAAACTTGGGAGACTATAGTAACAAGAAGCAACACTATCACATTACCAATTTACCATGTGTTTTTGTGCCTGGCAATTAGCATAAAGCCATAAACCCCTTGGTAATTGTCATCTACAATGGCTAACACTAGCTGGTACCAATGTTTTTAAGTCGTCCGACTAATCGCGATTAGTCACGATTAATCGCGCTTATCGGTCTGCCAGTACCGATCATGCCCACGAGGCGACTATCTCGACTAGAAGTCTAGTCGTCCGACTAATCGTTGACTAACCATGATTAGTCGTCCGATTAGCATGGGGACGACTAGCTTCTAGCAAGCTCTGGGTAACTTTTGGGCCATTCATGGTTTTGATCTTTTGGATTTTGAAGTTCCCCTAAAGGTCAGTGTATCTTCTCTATCTTGCTATTGTTTTATATCTAGTCTAGTGCTCTTTTAGTCTATTTCACAAATCAGAACTCACAAATTACTAAGATAGTGACCATCTGACCATCAATATTATCTTGATCTTTGCTTTAAACAATATGTTATTTAGTATATCGGTCCTGGAATATACAGGACAACTAGACTATGACTAGGACCGACTGGGCTCGACTAATCGGACTGATCAATGACTAACTGCGACTAATTTTCTTATCAGTACCCTTACGACTAGACATGATTTTACCATCTGAAAACATTGGCTGGTACCGAGTTCCATTGTACTGGGAGATATATGACAATACCTGACCTGATTTGGCTTTTAGGCCTTTTTGTTTCTCTCGTCTCTTTGGTTGTTTCTGGGGTAGGAAGACAAATGCCTTAGCCAGAGTTATGACTACCAAAATGTTCTAGTCAAAGTTCAGCATTGTTTCTGCACCTATACGCAATATCCATATTATTCTTGTACAAACAAGAAACTATGTAACTCATCAATTTACTGCCAGTTCTCAGGTGGATTATGGTTGCTAAAGCAAAGCAGAATTCTCCACTGTGATTATCAATTGCCCTTGGCAACTGATGTGAAGGAAGATAAAGTTGCCTAGTTTTAAAGTTTTAGCCAGTCTCTAATTAGAATCTTCCACTGGATATTGCAATGCTTGATCAGCCAGAAATAATTTTAGAGCTGACCATGAGAAAATACTTTCGTCCAGAATACTGaaacaaacacacacacacaaaaaaaaacatAGTAACAAGGCTACTGAGTTGCTGCTTGATTCCTTACTTGTCAGGGCTGCTTAATATGGCACAAATATAAAATGGAAAATGAGTCTAGCTACATTTCACACAGGGAATGCACGTGGCTACACAAGTAGGTATTTGATGGAAACTTGTATTCTGCAAGGCAGGTTTATAACAAATAGACGGGGTGAGAGTATGGCAGACTGGCAGTGCTTTTTCCTGTGGCCAAAATTACAGAAATATAACTGAAGCAAATGTGGGATTAAACTAATACCTCACTTTCCACTGGCAATAAACTCCTCACATCATGTTGCTCAAATTTTGATGCCAGAAACTGCCCTCCAGCAGCTAACCATGGTGTCAGAGCCATCGAAATGCCAACAACCAAAAATAGCAATGATGATAATTGAGGGGATAGAAGACCCTGCAAAACAGTGTTCAATAGTTTTCCCACTGCTCTAAAACATCTATCCATAGCACAGCAATCATGATTTGTGGCATACAGAAACTATAGATGTTCCTGCAATCAACTATGATGTGCATGAGGAGTAGGTCTAGAGTACTAGAAACATATGACATAGAAAGAGAACCTAAGGAAAAACACAAAACACCAGGTCTGTTCACAAAAAGATGGCACGTATTACCTGGTTGACAGCCTCTCCAAAGGCAACAAAAGCAAACTCACCACCAGGTGCAAGCATGAGGCCAACCCGAATGGCAGCTATAGTAGAAACCCCAAACAGTCTACCAACAAATGTAACCAACAATGTCTTTCCAAATATCAAGAGACCTAATATCACAGAGATTGCTGGGAAGTTTGACAGAAGCAGCTTTGGGTCAATAGACATTCCAACCTGGAAATCAAATCCTAGTGTTAGGATTAAGCA
The sequence above is drawn from the Panicum hallii strain FIL2 chromosome 7, PHallii_v3.1, whole genome shotgun sequence genome and encodes:
- the LOC112901474 gene encoding uncharacterized protein LOC112901474; translated protein: MVEAPSSSEDAPNPSAPEQRVWGESHGAAAPHGVKQDCSALPWLGLPRESDGKFQYGMYRKEADDLHSVVSYVYWEKYDVAALVGHNKYGFNHRQGYASCS